Proteins encoded by one window of Caminicella sporogenes DSM 14501:
- the yycI gene encoding two-component system regulatory protein YycI, producing the protein MDWTKAKNILIIAFIITNIFLFYHIFKELNENFFYSVKDETIEDVKKILKERDIIVKANVPKRIPSLPILKVRYERFNGGNLAKKILGNYKQTDNKYFNSDRNEMIEVSCNNKLFTYEKKLMTSNVKAISLEEAKKIADKFIKKYGFYNDNVKYWDTKIKNNGEYEVIYKQIYNGRFLDDMDNDEQENTSLGMKVLVNNTGVIKFTKKWLISDGAKSYAKRVIPSTKALLMAIEKIRDIIPEGETAIITDISLGYCLDVYGFDTFIDDKWYEMESFYASPYWRICLKDKKCIYITAYE; encoded by the coding sequence ATGGATTGGACTAAGGCTAAAAATATTTTAATAATAGCTTTTATTATAACTAATATTTTTCTTTTTTATCATATTTTTAAAGAGTTGAATGAAAATTTTTTTTATAGTGTTAAAGATGAAACTATTGAAGATGTCAAAAAAATATTAAAGGAAAGGGATATAATTGTAAAAGCAAATGTTCCTAAAAGAATACCGAGTTTACCAATTTTAAAAGTGAGGTATGAAAGGTTTAATGGAGGAAATTTAGCAAAAAAGATTTTAGGTAATTATAAGCAAACTGATAATAAGTATTTTAATTCAGATAGGAATGAAATGATAGAAGTATCTTGCAACAATAAATTGTTTACTTATGAAAAAAAATTAATGACTTCTAATGTAAAGGCAATAAGTTTAGAAGAAGCGAAAAAAATAGCAGATAAGTTTATTAAGAAGTATGGATTTTATAATGACAATGTAAAATATTGGGATACAAAGATAAAAAATAATGGAGAATATGAAGTTATTTATAAACAAATTTATAATGGTAGATTTTTAGATGATATGGATAATGATGAGCAAGAAAATACTAGTTTGGGAATGAAAGTGCTAGTAAACAATACAGGTGTAATTAAGTTTACTAAAAAATGGCTTATATCTGATGGAGCAAAATCTTATGCTAAAAGAGTAATACCGTCTACGAAGGCTTTACTTATGGCAATAGAAAAAATTAGAGATATAATACCTGAAGGGGAAACAGCTATTATAACCGATATAAGTTTGGGATATTGTCTTGATGTATATGGATTTGATACATTTATTGATGATAAGTGGTATGAAATGGAATCTTTTTATGCTTCGCCTTATTGGCGAATATGTTTAAAAGATAAAAAATGTATTTATATAACTGCTTATGAATAA
- a CDS encoding MBL fold metallo-hydrolase, translating into MSLTFCSLASGSSGNCQFIGSKDTKLLIDAGLTGKYIINALQNIGIEGKDIDGLLVTHEHIDHIKSVGILMRKFDIPLYIKEKTWEVIKNKIGKIDGKDIKILKDNEPFYIGDIKIKPYSISHDAVDPIGFSFIGYNSKISITTDLGYVSDEIIEEIKDSDLLVIEANHDVETLKMGKYPWFLKKRILSEEGHLSNEAAGKIVAQVVEKGNVSYVVLAHLSKENNFPELAYETVKNIVEERKIKVGRDIFLDLTYRDKISRLYNVRK; encoded by the coding sequence ATGTCATTAACATTTTGTTCATTAGCAAGTGGAAGCAGTGGAAACTGTCAATTTATAGGAAGTAAGGATACGAAATTATTAATAGATGCTGGTTTGACAGGAAAATATATAATAAATGCTCTTCAAAATATAGGAATTGAAGGAAAAGATATAGATGGGCTTCTTGTAACTCATGAGCATATTGACCATATAAAGTCTGTTGGAATACTTATGAGAAAGTTTGATATTCCTCTTTATATAAAAGAAAAAACATGGGAAGTTATCAAAAATAAAATAGGAAAAATTGATGGAAAGGATATAAAAATATTAAAGGATAATGAGCCTTTTTATATTGGAGATATAAAAATTAAACCTTATAGTATATCTCATGATGCAGTAGACCCTATAGGCTTTTCATTTATTGGCTATAATTCTAAAATAAGTATTACTACAGATTTAGGATATGTTAGTGATGAAATTATAGAAGAAATAAAAGATAGTGATTTACTCGTAATAGAGGCAAATCATGATGTGGAAACTTTAAAAATGGGAAAGTATCCATGGTTTTTAAAAAAAAGGATACTCAGCGAAGAAGGACATTTATCAAATGAAGCAGCTGGAAAAATTGTAGCACAAGTTGTTGAAAAAGGAAATGTATCATATGTAGTTTTAGCACATTTAAGTAAAGAAAATAATTTTCCAGAACTGGCTTATGAAACAGTAAAAAATATAGTAGAAGAGAGAAAAATAAAAGTTGGTAGAGATATATTTTTAGATTTAACTTATAGAGATAAAATAAGTAGATTATATAATGTACGAAAATAA
- the rlmH gene encoding 23S rRNA (pseudouridine(1915)-N(3))-methyltransferase RlmH → MNISIISVGKIKEKYLKDAIKEYDKRLSRYCRLKYIEVSDEKAPENLSNAEIELVKNREGERILKNIKEDSYVIALDIQGKMLSSEEFAKKLDNLAIQGKSNIAFVIGGSLGLSKEVLKRANYRLSFSPMTFPHQLMKVILMEQIYRGFRINKGQPYHK, encoded by the coding sequence ATGAATATATCTATAATTTCAGTAGGAAAAATAAAAGAAAAATATCTTAAAGATGCCATTAAAGAATATGATAAAAGACTTAGTCGATATTGCAGACTTAAATATATAGAAGTAAGTGATGAAAAAGCTCCGGAAAATTTGAGTAATGCAGAAATAGAATTAGTAAAAAATAGAGAAGGAGAAAGAATTCTTAAAAATATTAAAGAAGATAGCTATGTGATAGCTCTTGACATTCAAGGTAAGATGTTGTCATCAGAAGAGTTTGCCAAGAAACTAGATAATTTAGCTATACAAGGAAAAAGTAATATAGCATTTGTAATAGGTGGTTCTTTAGGTCTTTCAAAAGAAGTATTAAAACGAGCAAACTATAGATTATCTTTTTCTCCTATGACATTTCCTCATCAGCTTATGAAAGTAATACTAATGGAACAGATTTATAGAGGATTTAGGATAAATAAGGGACAGCCGTATCATAAATAA
- a CDS encoding DNA alkylation repair protein, producing the protein MYEEIISLFYENRNDSEAKKMAAYMKNKFSFLGIKKPQRAALQKQFIKQSKKKKEVDWDLIFKLWDLPEREFQYLAVDILVALRNKLSKKEIVQIEKLITKKSWWDTVDLLASKLIGYILQKYPEGKKEIILKWSKSDNIWLSRTAILFQLRYKDKTDLELLSRVIFDNLNSDEFFINKAIGWALREYSKTDKCWVKNFILQNKLNPLSVREGSKYL; encoded by the coding sequence GTGTATGAAGAAATAATAAGTCTGTTTTATGAGAATAGAAATGATTCTGAAGCAAAGAAAATGGCAGCGTATATGAAAAATAAATTTTCGTTTTTAGGAATAAAAAAACCTCAAAGAGCAGCATTACAAAAACAGTTTATAAAACAATCTAAAAAGAAAAAAGAAGTAGATTGGGATTTAATTTTCAAGCTTTGGGATTTACCAGAAAGGGAATTTCAATACTTAGCTGTAGATATATTAGTTGCTTTAAGGAATAAACTTTCAAAAAAAGAAATTGTACAAATAGAGAAGTTGATTACTAAAAAGTCATGGTGGGATACTGTTGATTTACTAGCATCTAAATTAATAGGGTATATTTTACAAAAATATCCTGAAGGAAAAAAAGAAATTATTTTAAAATGGAGTAAAAGTGATAATATTTGGCTATCAAGAACTGCTATATTATTTCAATTAAGGTATAAAGATAAAACAGATTTAGAATTACTTAGTCGGGTTATTTTCGATAATCTTAATTCAGATGAATTTTTTATTAACAAGGCTATTGGATGGGCATTAAGGGAATATTCAAAAACAGATAAATGTTGGGTGAAAAATTTTATATTACAAAATAAATTAAATCCTTTGAGTGTAAGAGAAGGTAGTAAATATTTATAA